Proteins from a single region of Candidatus Eisenbacteria bacterium:
- a CDS encoding sigma-70 family RNA polymerase sigma factor, with protein MDTLDDDGTSDDELVRVARRRPQDPAALDAADRLLRRWQGRVFQWCRRQLGDRELALDAMQEVLLNAYRSLPSIEDPARFPGWLFTITRFRCISEIRRRGPRWEPDEVLEGIAADTDGPEQQLARGLEDEGLRSAIEESLDEEEKLAVMLRYWEGLPVEEVTRLAGIRGSTGARGVLQTARRKLRAKLGRARKEERP; from the coding sequence ATGGACACCCTCGACGACGACGGAACCTCCGACGACGAGCTCGTGCGGGTCGCCCGGCGACGGCCGCAGGATCCGGCCGCGCTCGATGCGGCGGACCGCTTGCTTCGTCGCTGGCAGGGCCGTGTGTTCCAGTGGTGCCGGCGCCAGCTCGGCGATCGCGAGCTGGCCCTGGACGCGATGCAGGAGGTGCTGTTGAACGCCTACCGCAGCCTGCCCTCGATCGAGGACCCGGCCCGCTTTCCCGGCTGGCTGTTCACCATCACGCGCTTTCGCTGCATCAGCGAGATCCGGCGCCGCGGCCCCAGGTGGGAGCCCGACGAGGTGCTGGAGGGAATCGCCGCCGATACCGACGGCCCCGAGCAGCAGCTCGCACGCGGCCTCGAGGACGAGGGCCTGCGTTCCGCGATCGAGGAGTCGCTCGACGAGGAGGAGAAGCTGGCGGTGATGCTGCGCTACTGGGAGGGGCTCCCGGTGGAGGAGGTGACGCGCCTCGCCGGCATCCGCGGCAGCACCGGAGCGCGCGGCGTGCTGCAGACGGCGCGGCGCAAACTGCGGGCAAAGCTCGGCAGGGCGCGAAAGGAGGAGCGGCCATGA
- a CDS encoding ABC transporter ATP-binding protein — translation MSFAIETFELTRTFGAQTAVDRLSLQVPEGSFYGFLGPNGAGKSTTINILTGLLAPSSGRASVMGFDVASQDLEVKRRIGVVPDGLHLFERLNGEEHLRFVGEIHGLAPAEARRRAHELLEAMDLTGSARKQVSGYSHGMRKKLALSCALIHEPRVLFLDEPFEGVDAIATHELRELLRRLVAHRRVTVFLTSHVLEVVERLCSHVGIIARGRLVVDGSLDELRRGADGVTRSLEELFLDVVGAERGDVGAGLDWLTGGPEAAAAGGAPGGGPAS, via the coding sequence ATGTCCTTCGCCATCGAAACATTCGAGTTGACCCGCACCTTCGGCGCGCAGACCGCCGTGGACCGACTCTCGCTGCAGGTGCCGGAAGGTTCCTTCTACGGCTTTCTCGGGCCCAACGGCGCCGGCAAGTCCACGACGATCAACATTCTCACCGGCCTGCTCGCGCCGAGCTCGGGGCGCGCGAGCGTCATGGGCTTCGACGTCGCCTCGCAGGACCTCGAGGTCAAGCGCCGCATCGGCGTCGTGCCCGACGGCCTGCACCTGTTCGAGCGGCTGAACGGCGAGGAGCACCTGCGCTTCGTGGGCGAGATCCATGGCCTCGCCCCGGCCGAGGCCCGGCGCCGCGCGCACGAGCTGCTCGAGGCCATGGATCTCACCGGCTCGGCGCGCAAGCAGGTGTCGGGCTACTCGCACGGCATGCGCAAGAAGCTGGCGCTTTCGTGCGCGCTCATCCACGAGCCGCGGGTGCTGTTCCTGGACGAGCCGTTCGAGGGCGTGGACGCGATCGCCACCCACGAGCTGCGCGAGCTGCTGCGCAGGCTCGTCGCCCACCGGCGCGTGACGGTGTTCCTCACCTCCCACGTTCTCGAAGTGGTCGAACGGCTCTGCAGCCACGTCGGCATCATCGCCAGGGGCCGGCTGGTCGTGGACGGCTCGCTCGACGAACTGCGCCGCGGCGCCGACGGCGTGACCCGCTCGCTCGAGGAGCTGTTCCTGGACGTGGTCGGCGCCGAGCGCGGCGACGTCGGCGCCGGCCTCGACTGGCTGACGGGCGGACCGGAGGCGGCGGCCGCCGGCGGCGCCCCGGGAGGCGGCCCCGCCTCGTGA
- a CDS encoding class I SAM-dependent methyltransferase yields MSGYGHWLRRLAARVPEGERVLDLGCGNGVPATREMARRWAVTGVDLSPVQIGRARALVPAATFLCADMTNVEFAAGVFGAVVAFFSIINVPVREQPALFARVARWLAPGGWLLATVGRDPWTGIEPDFRGAGVPMYWSHADVASYRRWLGEAGFAIAEEGRQPKEGVPGYAVVIARREAPTRAAPAA; encoded by the coding sequence ATGTCGGGCTACGGCCACTGGCTGCGGCGGCTCGCCGCGCGAGTGCCCGAGGGCGAGCGTGTGCTCGACCTGGGCTGCGGCAACGGCGTGCCGGCGACGCGCGAGATGGCGCGGCGCTGGGCCGTGACCGGCGTGGACCTCTCGCCGGTCCAGATCGGGCGGGCTCGCGCGCTCGTGCCGGCGGCGACGTTCCTTTGCGCCGACATGACGAACGTCGAGTTCGCGGCCGGCGTGTTCGGGGCGGTCGTCGCGTTCTTCTCGATCATCAACGTGCCGGTCCGCGAGCAGCCGGCGCTGTTCGCGCGCGTCGCCCGCTGGCTCGCGCCCGGCGGCTGGCTGCTCGCCACCGTGGGCCGCGATCCGTGGACGGGGATCGAGCCCGATTTTCGCGGTGCCGGTGTTCCGATGTACTGGAGCCACGCCGACGTCGCGAGCTACCGGCGCTGGCTCGGCGAGGCGGGGTTCGCGATCGCGGAGGAGGGCCGCCAGCCGAAGGAGGGCGTGCCCGGCTACGCGGTCGTGATCGCGCGGCGCGAGGCGCCGACGCGCGCCGCGCCGGCCGCCTGA
- a CDS encoding VWA domain-containing protein encodes MRFDYTRWRGPRPDDLEHLRQLMEIYRNLLLQTGGDVDEALRWMERFGREYGFFDDRFGVEEFKKLLEESGEAQRTAGGFEMTPRGERRIRQDSLNEIFSTLRAGGAGDHRVPAAGKGGERLSETRAWQFGDDLANLDPLGSVGNAVKRGGIDELSVTEDDLEVFETEHASACATVLMVDISHSMILYGEDRITPAKKIALALTQLIQSRYPKDTLDVVLFGDDAAQVPLRDLVRIQAGPYHTNTKAGLQLAQRILGGRKGVNKQIFMITDGKPSAIREHGRLYKNPFGLDPKIVNKTLEEAAFLRRRGITITTFMLAADPALLDFVRRLTELNHGRIYETDPNNLGAYVFRDFVRNRRKRLH; translated from the coding sequence ATGCGTTTCGACTACACCCGCTGGCGCGGGCCGCGCCCCGACGACCTCGAGCACCTGCGGCAGCTCATGGAGATCTACCGCAACCTGCTGCTGCAGACGGGCGGCGACGTGGACGAGGCGCTGCGCTGGATGGAGCGCTTCGGCCGGGAGTACGGCTTCTTCGACGACCGGTTCGGCGTCGAGGAGTTCAAGAAGCTTCTGGAGGAATCGGGCGAGGCGCAGCGCACCGCCGGCGGCTTCGAGATGACGCCGCGCGGCGAGCGCCGCATCCGCCAGGATTCGCTGAACGAGATCTTTTCGACGCTGCGCGCGGGCGGTGCGGGCGACCACCGCGTGCCCGCGGCCGGCAAGGGCGGCGAGCGGCTGTCGGAGACGCGCGCCTGGCAGTTCGGCGACGACCTCGCGAACCTCGATCCGCTCGGCTCGGTCGGCAACGCGGTCAAGCGCGGCGGCATTGACGAGCTGTCGGTGACCGAGGATGACCTCGAGGTCTTCGAGACCGAGCACGCCTCGGCGTGCGCGACGGTGCTGATGGTGGACATCAGCCACTCGATGATCCTTTACGGCGAGGACCGCATCACGCCGGCCAAGAAGATCGCGCTCGCGCTCACGCAGCTCATCCAGTCGCGCTACCCCAAGGACACGCTCGACGTCGTGCTGTTCGGGGACGACGCCGCGCAGGTGCCGCTGCGCGACCTGGTGCGCATCCAGGCGGGCCCCTACCACACGAACACGAAGGCCGGGCTGCAGCTCGCGCAGCGCATCCTCGGCGGACGCAAGGGCGTCAACAAGCAGATCTTCATGATCACCGACGGCAAGCCGAGCGCGATCCGCGAGCACGGGCGGCTGTACAAGAACCCGTTCGGGCTCGATCCGAAGATCGTCAACAAGACGCTCGAGGAGGCCGCGTTCCTGCGCCGCAGGGGCATCACGATCACCACGTTCATGCTGGCGGCCGACCCGGCGCTGCTCGATTTCGTGCGGCGGCTCACCGAACTGAACCACGGCCGCATCTACGAGACCGACCCGAACAACCTCGGCGCCTACGTGTTCCGCGACTTCGTGCGCAACCGGCGCAAGCGCCTGCACTGA
- a CDS encoding PorT family protein has translation MKRIAVLSSLAAAILLTLSSAPARADVRLGLKAGIVTSQLGSSLGDLKWRSGAGGGASLALGLTPNLELVPELLWLRKGSTFTENDVVIGGVSFGTVRTGIDLDYVTIPVLLRLRTSSPGPVNFMLVAGPTVSFKMDEKLGVSGLANYSLGSNQVETFDYGIAGGAGLLGRAAGLQWTIEGRYEQGLADVSKLPFGPELKNGSVQVLAGLEFPIL, from the coding sequence ATGAAGCGCATCGCCGTCCTGTCTTCGCTCGCCGCCGCGATCCTCCTCACGCTGTCGTCCGCGCCGGCGCGCGCCGACGTCCGCCTCGGCCTCAAGGCCGGCATCGTCACCTCGCAGCTCGGCTCGAGCCTCGGCGACCTCAAGTGGCGGAGCGGCGCCGGCGGCGGCGCCTCGCTCGCCCTCGGGCTGACGCCGAACCTCGAGCTGGTGCCCGAGCTGCTGTGGCTGCGCAAGGGCTCGACGTTCACCGAGAACGACGTGGTCATCGGCGGCGTCAGCTTCGGCACCGTGCGCACGGGCATTGATCTCGACTACGTCACGATTCCCGTGCTGCTTCGCCTGCGCACCTCCTCGCCCGGGCCGGTCAACTTCATGCTCGTCGCGGGGCCGACCGTCAGCTTCAAGATGGACGAAAAGCTCGGGGTCTCGGGGCTCGCGAACTATTCGCTGGGCAGCAACCAGGTCGAGACGTTCGACTACGGGATCGCCGGCGGCGCCGGGCTGCTCGGCAGGGCGGCCGGTCTGCAATGGACGATCGAAGGCCGCTACGAGCAGGGCCTCGCCGACGTCTCGAAGCTGCCGTTCGGGCCCGAGCTCAAGAACGGCAGCGTGCAGGTCCTCGCCGGGCTGGAGTTCCCGATTCTCTGA
- a CDS encoding magnesium chelatase yields the protein MNRPRTFGELKAGGYRPRSVKDELRANVIARLRSGGPLFPGIVGYEQTVEPQVVNAILSRHDFILLGLRGQAKTRLLRSLVQFLDEWIPALEGCPLNSDPFRPLTHHARQLLEVHGEEAPLHWIHRDARYQEKLATPDVTIADLIGDIDPIKAATLRLDYSDERVIHYGIIPRTNRGIFAINELPDLQPRIQVGLLNILEEKDFQIRGFPVRIPLDVAMVFSANPEDYTNRGNIITPLRDRINSQIVTHYPQTREQGVAITRQEAWTERAAGVEVAIPSFMRDLVEEVAIQARKSEYVDQNSGVSARLPIALLENLVSNAERRALATGEKRVTTRVCDLQHAVSAVSGKVELVLEGEQEGAQNVARALLGRGVKAVFNQTFPDAFKPRRTRGRGASAPPADDDETRANVEYRPVLEWFAGGEHLAIADDLPAADYAAELRRVKGLAELAAKYLHPANPEEHAVAMELVLEGLHQSSMLSRERTDAARTEYKDMLKSMLSGLGDD from the coding sequence ATGAACCGACCCCGCACCTTCGGCGAGCTCAAGGCCGGCGGTTACCGCCCCCGTTCCGTGAAGGACGAGCTGCGCGCCAACGTGATCGCGCGCCTGCGCTCCGGCGGGCCGCTGTTCCCCGGCATCGTCGGCTACGAGCAGACCGTCGAGCCGCAGGTCGTGAACGCGATCCTGTCGCGCCACGACTTCATCCTGCTCGGCCTGCGCGGCCAGGCGAAGACGCGCCTGCTGCGCTCGCTCGTTCAGTTCCTCGACGAGTGGATTCCGGCGCTCGAGGGCTGCCCGCTCAACAGCGACCCGTTCCGCCCGCTCACGCACCACGCCCGCCAGCTTCTCGAGGTGCACGGCGAGGAGGCGCCGCTCCACTGGATCCATCGCGACGCGCGCTACCAGGAGAAGCTCGCGACGCCGGACGTGACGATCGCCGACCTGATCGGCGACATCGACCCGATCAAGGCGGCGACGCTCCGGCTCGACTACTCCGACGAGCGCGTCATCCACTACGGCATCATTCCGCGCACGAACCGCGGGATCTTCGCGATCAACGAGCTGCCCGACCTGCAGCCGCGCATCCAGGTCGGGCTGCTGAACATCCTCGAGGAGAAGGATTTCCAGATCCGCGGCTTTCCGGTCCGCATTCCGCTCGACGTGGCGATGGTCTTCAGCGCCAATCCCGAGGACTACACCAACCGCGGCAACATCATCACGCCGCTGCGCGACCGCATCAATTCGCAGATCGTCACGCACTACCCGCAGACCCGCGAGCAGGGCGTCGCGATCACACGCCAGGAGGCGTGGACCGAGCGCGCCGCCGGCGTCGAGGTCGCGATCCCGTCGTTCATGCGCGACCTGGTCGAGGAGGTCGCGATCCAGGCGCGCAAGAGCGAGTACGTGGACCAGAACTCGGGCGTCTCGGCGCGCCTGCCGATCGCGCTGCTCGAAAACCTGGTGAGCAACGCCGAGCGGCGCGCGCTGGCGACCGGCGAGAAGCGCGTGACCACCCGCGTGTGCGACCTGCAGCACGCGGTGAGCGCGGTGAGCGGCAAGGTCGAACTGGTGCTCGAGGGCGAGCAGGAGGGCGCGCAGAACGTGGCGCGGGCGCTGCTCGGCCGCGGGGTCAAGGCGGTCTTCAACCAGACGTTCCCCGACGCCTTCAAGCCGCGCCGCACGCGTGGCCGCGGCGCCAGCGCGCCGCCGGCGGACGACGACGAGACGCGCGCGAACGTCGAGTACCGCCCGGTGCTCGAATGGTTCGCGGGCGGCGAACACCTGGCCATCGCCGACGACCTGCCGGCCGCCGACTACGCGGCCGAGTTGCGGCGTGTGAAGGGACTGGCCGAACTGGCGGCCAAGTACCTGCACCCGGCGAATCCCGAGGAACACGCGGTGGCGATGGAGCTGGTGCTCGAGGGCCTGCACCAGAGTTCGATGCTCTCGCGCGAGCGCACCGACGCCGCCCGCACCGAGTACAAGGACATGCTGAAGAGCATGCTTTCGGGGCTCGGCGACGACTGA
- a CDS encoding endonuclease/exonuclease/phosphatase family protein, which yields MSPRDPEYRAECLALAAAVRPFATIEALRGAPAWQELRPRFERLLRTVRRFEPPRAPAPARAAGAVTHAQWNIEHGNWYPQVEQALRSHPGLAGADLVTLEEVDLGCARAGNRDVAFDLAAALGLHAAWAPLFLETTLGRDDDERMASGRANEEGLFGIAVLSRWPLGEARVIELPSPRRIQFDIERMIGRHVALAVEVVHPERPFVAVAAHLEVHRTRNHRAVQVRRILAALAHERRPVVLAGDYNTHTFDRGLWHSALHGAAALMAMPGGMLRRRLLRPDRGFAHEPLFDVLREAGFVWEPFNDFAPTLQVRKERLEEIQALPPLLRGPANAMLEWAVHRGALRLDWICGRGWRGGSGRTIHGLDGAGLASDHAPIVAELQCPA from the coding sequence GTGAGTCCACGCGATCCCGAGTACCGGGCGGAGTGCCTCGCGCTCGCCGCGGCGGTGCGGCCCTTCGCCACGATCGAGGCGCTGCGTGGCGCGCCCGCCTGGCAGGAGCTGCGCCCGCGATTCGAACGGCTGCTGCGCACCGTGCGGCGCTTCGAGCCCCCGCGCGCGCCGGCGCCCGCCCGCGCCGCCGGCGCCGTCACGCACGCGCAGTGGAACATCGAGCACGGCAACTGGTACCCGCAGGTCGAGCAGGCGCTGCGTTCGCACCCCGGGCTGGCCGGGGCCGACCTCGTCACCCTCGAGGAGGTGGACCTCGGCTGCGCGCGCGCCGGCAACCGCGACGTCGCCTTCGACCTCGCGGCGGCGCTCGGTCTGCACGCGGCGTGGGCGCCGCTGTTCCTCGAGACGACGCTCGGGCGCGACGACGACGAGCGCATGGCGTCCGGGCGCGCCAACGAGGAAGGCCTGTTCGGCATCGCGGTGCTGTCGCGCTGGCCGCTCGGCGAGGCGCGCGTCATCGAGCTGCCGAGCCCGCGCCGGATCCAGTTCGACATCGAGCGCATGATCGGCCGCCACGTCGCGCTGGCCGTCGAGGTCGTGCATCCGGAGCGGCCGTTCGTCGCGGTGGCCGCTCACCTCGAGGTGCATCGCACGCGCAATCACCGCGCCGTGCAGGTGCGCCGCATCCTGGCGGCGCTCGCGCACGAGCGGCGGCCGGTCGTGCTTGCGGGCGACTACAACACGCACACCTTCGACCGCGGCCTGTGGCACTCGGCCCTGCACGGCGCGGCGGCGCTGATGGCGATGCCCGGCGGGATGCTGCGCCGGCGGCTGCTGCGCCCGGACCGCGGCTTCGCGCACGAACCGCTGTTCGACGTGCTGCGCGAGGCGGGCTTCGTGTGGGAGCCGTTCAACGACTTCGCGCCCACGCTGCAGGTGCGAAAGGAGCGGCTCGAGGAGATCCAGGCTCTTCCGCCGCTGCTTCGCGGCCCGGCGAACGCCATGCTCGAGTGGGCCGTGCACCGCGGCGCGCTGCGCCTCGACTGGATCTGCGGCCGCGGCTGGCGCGGCGGCTCGGGCCGGACGATTCACGGTCTCGACGGCGCGGGCCTCGCGAGCGACCACGCCCCGATCGTCGCGGAGCTGCAATGCCCCGCGTGA
- a CDS encoding CHAT domain-containing protein, producing the protein MPRVSRAGVAVRGAAAGPRCSLRSVLLGVLAAAAASGGAAPAGAEPRPLPARVVGQFAPAGALFARGAEDSGYVALAALAERALAAGDDTLRVAAQFELGARLAWFGHYARAIPPLRDARARARALRDSTRWVQSSQWLAFALNSTGGLAEGGSLARATLPAALALGDHRAEAYLRLSAAFAALRAGRAAEAIRGYRRALPMFDRQRDEFGACEALLGLGRSYEVSGPRDSARALFRRAAVRAELAHQARGAASAWNNLASHVYLDGDPEAALESWRRAALVAQSAGDLETTVSATVNVLLALSDLGRADDALALADSLLARVERAGSADGIARVRSRIALLELKRGRTDAAARQYRAALALLEHGDTGLRAQCLSGLVRTLFARDSAAAALALYRRAAAELSGRLPPALERDLLQAGAFAALHADSLAAARTIAQRTLSALRTSGLARDDLGAERVLALVAARTGRLAEAREHLRRAELALRRQGSDVTGLEWRTHLGNPIALGATWGEVELDRDGGRRRDHIAGAFAAFERLRSSLLLELAAGPGGRAAPLPAVTLEQAQRSVLRPRELLLLAWTGREGGWLLAVTRDTAACVPLAGDAALARDTGLLRDALAAVPPLEPATLERMLSQAGAGLLGPLVPLLRRCGSVIVVPSGPLQRTPFEALRLPLGPGGADAPLGVTHVLARAPSASLLALARSRPTARRREPALLAFANPRGPGGRTLPGALAEVRWLEARYRGVRVLDPPRDDETALRAMAAAPVVHVAAHAAFDPISPWRSSLALAPGDPVRARDLLMRPLRAELVVLSACETAGGSSGGTGGMEGLSAALLCAGARAVIATLWPVNDRAARRFATAFYEEAERAPDAGTALVRARARLRAGGAGPYDWAAFTLVGDPGSRIQLARRSLPIPGF; encoded by the coding sequence ATGCCCCGCGTGAGCCGCGCCGGAGTCGCCGTCCGCGGGGCCGCCGCGGGGCCACGATGCTCCCTGCGGTCCGTGCTGCTCGGCGTGCTCGCGGCCGCCGCGGCGTCGGGCGGCGCGGCTCCGGCGGGCGCCGAGCCGCGACCTCTGCCCGCGCGGGTGGTCGGGCAGTTCGCGCCGGCCGGCGCGCTGTTCGCCCGCGGCGCCGAGGACTCGGGCTACGTCGCCCTCGCGGCGCTGGCCGAGCGGGCGCTGGCCGCGGGGGACGACACGCTGCGCGTCGCGGCGCAGTTCGAGCTGGGCGCGCGGCTGGCCTGGTTCGGCCACTACGCCCGCGCCATTCCGCCGCTGCGCGACGCGCGTGCACGGGCCCGTGCGCTCCGCGACTCGACGCGCTGGGTGCAGTCGTCGCAGTGGCTCGCCTTCGCCCTCAACAGCACCGGCGGGCTCGCCGAGGGCGGCTCGCTCGCCCGCGCGACGCTGCCCGCGGCGCTCGCGCTGGGCGACCACCGCGCGGAGGCCTACCTGCGGCTTTCGGCGGCGTTCGCCGCGCTGCGGGCGGGTCGGGCCGCGGAGGCCATCCGGGGGTACCGGCGCGCCCTGCCGATGTTCGACCGGCAGCGGGACGAGTTCGGCGCCTGCGAAGCGCTCCTGGGCCTGGGACGCTCCTACGAGGTGAGCGGCCCGCGCGACTCCGCCCGGGCGTTGTTCCGGCGCGCGGCGGTGCGCGCGGAGCTGGCGCACCAGGCGCGCGGCGCGGCGTCGGCCTGGAACAACCTCGCGTCGCACGTTTACCTGGACGGCGATCCCGAAGCGGCGCTCGAATCCTGGCGCAGGGCGGCGCTCGTGGCGCAGTCCGCCGGCGACCTCGAAACCACGGTCTCGGCGACCGTCAACGTCCTGCTGGCGCTCTCCGATCTCGGCCGCGCCGACGACGCGCTCGCCCTGGCCGATTCGCTGCTCGCGCGGGTCGAGCGCGCCGGATCCGCCGACGGCATCGCCCGCGTGCGTTCGCGCATCGCGCTGCTCGAGCTCAAGCGCGGCCGGACGGACGCCGCGGCGCGCCAGTACCGGGCGGCGCTCGCGCTCCTCGAGCATGGCGACACCGGACTGCGCGCGCAGTGCCTCTCGGGACTCGTGCGCACCCTGTTCGCCCGCGACAGCGCCGCGGCCGCTCTCGCGCTCTACCGGCGGGCGGCCGCGGAGCTGTCCGGGCGTCTGCCGCCCGCGCTCGAGCGGGATCTGCTGCAGGCGGGCGCCTTCGCGGCGCTGCACGCCGATTCGCTGGCGGCCGCGCGGACGATCGCGCAGCGCACGTTGTCGGCCCTGCGGACTTCGGGCCTCGCGCGGGACGATCTCGGCGCCGAACGCGTGCTGGCGCTCGTGGCGGCGCGTACGGGACGCCTCGCCGAAGCGCGCGAGCACCTTCGGCGGGCGGAGCTGGCGCTGCGGCGGCAGGGATCCGACGTCACGGGTCTCGAATGGCGGACCCACCTCGGTAACCCGATCGCGCTGGGCGCGACCTGGGGCGAGGTCGAACTGGACCGGGACGGTGGACGCCGGCGCGACCACATCGCCGGCGCCTTCGCGGCCTTCGAGCGTTTGCGCTCCTCGCTGCTGCTCGAGCTCGCGGCCGGCCCCGGCGGCCGCGCCGCGCCGCTTCCCGCCGTGACGCTCGAACAGGCGCAGCGTTCGGTGCTTCGGCCCCGTGAGCTGCTGCTGCTCGCCTGGACCGGGCGCGAAGGCGGCTGGCTGCTGGCGGTCACGCGCGACACCGCCGCCTGCGTGCCGCTCGCGGGAGACGCGGCGCTCGCGCGCGACACCGGGCTGCTGCGCGACGCGCTGGCCGCCGTGCCGCCGCTCGAGCCCGCGACGCTCGAGCGGATGCTTTCGCAGGCGGGCGCCGGGCTGCTCGGCCCGCTCGTCCCGCTGCTGCGCCGCTGCGGCAGCGTGATCGTGGTGCCCTCGGGGCCGCTCCAGCGGACACCGTTCGAGGCGCTGCGCCTGCCGCTCGGGCCCGGCGGCGCGGACGCGCCGCTCGGCGTGACGCACGTGCTGGCGCGCGCGCCCTCGGCGTCTCTGCTCGCGCTCGCGCGCTCGCGCCCCACCGCGCGCCGGCGGGAGCCCGCGCTGCTCGCGTTCGCGAATCCCCGCGGACCCGGCGGTCGCACGCTGCCCGGCGCGCTCGCGGAGGTCCGCTGGCTCGAGGCGCGCTACCGCGGCGTGCGCGTGCTCGATCCGCCGCGCGACGACGAGACGGCGCTGCGCGCCATGGCCGCGGCGCCGGTCGTGCACGTCGCCGCGCACGCCGCCTTCGATCCGATCTCGCCCTGGCGTTCGTCGCTCGCCCTCGCCCCCGGCGATCCCGTGCGCGCCCGCGACCTGCTCATGCGCCCGCTGCGCGCCGAGTTGGTGGTGCTTTCGGCCTGCGAGACGGCCGGCGGCTCCTCGGGCGGAACCGGCGGCATGGAGGGCCTGAGCGCCGCGCTGCTGTGCGCCGGGGCGCGGGCCGTGATCGCGACGCTCTGGCCCGTGAACGATCGGGCCGCGCGGCGGTTCGCGACCGCCTTCTACGAGGAGGCCGAACGCGCACCCGACGCGGGCACCGCCCTCGTCCGGGCCCGGGCGCGGCTGCGCGCCGGGGGCGCCGGCCCTTACGACTGGGCGGCCTTCACGCTGGTGGGCGACCCGGGCAGCCGCATCCAGCTGGCCCGCAGGTCCCTGCCCATTCCGGGCTTCTGA
- a CDS encoding pyridoxal phosphate-dependent aminotransferase, giving the protein MTPSLSRRAASMPASPIRRLAPYAVDARRRGVTVHGLNIGQPDIPTPKEILERYRTFPEGHVPYGPSQGLPEFLEALRGYYGGLGVKLAVEDLFVTTAGSEALLFTLAALCDAGDQVLVFEPFYTNYNGFAALLGVEAAPVTTRAEDGYHLPGRAAIEARIGPRTKAILICSPNNPTGTVYSDAEIELLAAICRERGLYLVADEVYREFTYGGKKHRSVLTLEGLEQQVIVVDSVSKRYSLCGARLGNIVSRNRAFMDAVLRMGQARLCPPTVEQWACCGLTDVPASYTQGVIAEYTKRRDTVAAALARMPGVLARTPEGAFYSCARLPVDDANAFAIFLLQDFALDGETVMVAPLDGFYATPGLGRDEVRIAYVLEVPRLERAMRILAAALAAYPAKVG; this is encoded by the coding sequence ATGACACCCTCGTTGTCGCGTCGCGCCGCTTCGATGCCCGCTTCGCCGATTCGCCGGCTCGCGCCGTACGCGGTGGACGCGCGACGGCGCGGCGTGACCGTGCACGGCCTCAACATCGGCCAGCCGGACATCCCGACGCCGAAGGAGATTCTCGAGCGCTACCGCACGTTCCCGGAGGGCCATGTGCCGTACGGGCCGTCGCAGGGCCTGCCCGAGTTCCTCGAGGCGCTGCGCGGCTACTACGGCGGGCTCGGCGTGAAGCTGGCGGTCGAGGATCTGTTCGTGACCACGGCGGGCAGCGAGGCGCTGCTCTTCACGCTCGCCGCGCTGTGCGATGCGGGCGACCAGGTGCTGGTGTTCGAGCCGTTCTACACGAACTACAACGGTTTCGCGGCCCTGCTCGGGGTCGAGGCCGCGCCCGTCACCACCCGCGCCGAGGACGGCTATCACCTGCCCGGGCGTGCCGCGATCGAGGCGAGGATCGGCCCGCGCACGAAGGCGATCCTCATCTGTTCGCCGAACAATCCGACCGGCACCGTCTATTCGGACGCCGAGATCGAGCTGCTCGCCGCGATCTGCCGCGAACGCGGCCTGTACCTCGTGGCGGACGAGGTCTACCGCGAGTTCACCTATGGCGGGAAGAAGCACCGCTCGGTGCTGACGCTCGAGGGCCTCGAGCAGCAGGTGATCGTCGTGGACTCGGTCTCGAAGCGCTATTCGCTGTGCGGCGCGCGGCTCGGCAACATCGTCAGCCGCAACCGCGCGTTCATGGACGCGGTGCTGCGCATGGGCCAGGCGCGGCTCTGCCCGCCGACCGTCGAGCAGTGGGCGTGCTGCGGCCTGACCGACGTGCCGGCCTCGTACACGCAGGGCGTGATCGCCGAGTACACGAAGCGCCGCGACACCGTCGCCGCCGCGCTGGCGAGAATGCCGGGCGTGCTCGCGCGAACGCCCGAGGGCGCGTTCTACTCGTGCGCGCGGCTGCCGGTGGACGACGCCAACGCGTTCGCGATCTTCCTGCTGCAGGATTTCGCGCTGGACGGCGAGACGGTCATGGTCGCGCCGCTCGACGGCTTCTACGCGACGCCCGGCCTCGGGCGCGACGAGGTGCGGATCGCCTACGTGCTCGAGGTGCCGCGCCTCGAGCGCGCCATGCGCATCCTCGCGGCCGCGCTCGCGGCGTACCCGGCGAAGGTGGGCTGA